The DNA window AAGGCAAGGAACTTTTGTTCATAAATTTGCTCTCAAACACTATTGTGATATTCATTGTATTTCATTTGTGTAATCTTCTTATTAATAAGCATCTTTGTAAACACACCTTTGTATTTCAACTTGTGAATTGatattgttccttgagagactagagtatagtcagaattctcaagaagacattgacatTAGGTATTTGTGTGTAAtaaatttggttatagtggattaagtccttgtgagaaggcaaaatcaccttggcaggtGGACAGGAGGTAGCTTCATTAACAGCgatccaggataaaaatattatgttatttatttttattctaagttctttgtttgtttgtcttGGCTAAAGCAAAAGTTTTTATTCGTGAAACTCAATTCAACCCCACTTTCTTGTGTTTCCTTTACCTTCACCTTGGTTCAAGGGAGATATGGGGCGACATCCCGAGACAGTTGCCTTCTTTCAGATGTCTCTCATTAATGGTCTGCATCGTTGTTTATCctttttattcctttactttggGAACTACGCCAATTTATTGCGATCCTCTGGAATTTAACTAATAGTATCTTTGAAAGGGGATTTTGAAGATTATCCTTAAGGATTCAGCTGGACTTGCCTCGATCTAGCTTACTCCGAAATCACTATTAAATAAGGGATTACATTTCTTGAAATTTTCTCCAATACATCCTTTTCCAAGCAATTTAAGTTATGCAACGTGCCAGAAACCTGAGGGAAACCTTCGTCTCGTCTGCTCTTTCCAATTGAGTGTGCGAACTCTATTATTCTGCAATAGCGAACTATCAAATTATCGAAGGTCAATGGGTTTTTGCCATAATATGTGTTCAGATCCGACTTCTAGAGATTCGATTGCTCGAATACGCAAGATCGGATGTTGTTACGGGAAATCCTCTATCTCTGAGATATCTCATAGGCGTTGAAAATCATCTTCAACTATGCACTCGAGGCTCTGCCTGCTTTCTCAATTTGAGAATATCCTAGTGCGACTCGATCCTCGTTTTGCGGCTTAATATCGATGGTTGTTTGGAAGAGGTGCTCCGGTGATCTCAACGGTGACGATCAAATACGCAGGAACACAATCATAATGTCTAACGAATCTCTTTATTGCTTTGTCTTAGTTGATTGTCTCCTTCTCTCGATTTTGATAGAGATCTGACATTAGATCGAGGATGATCTACTCGTGAAATTTTATGGGAATTAGAAGCCAATTCCCACAGACGGCACCAATGTTCCTTTATGAAACCAGAATCGGTGTATCTTGACGGTGGACCTGCAAAGTTAACACTTTAACACACATGTCAATTTAGAATTCAAGACgagtttaatgaaaaataaataatacctTGAATTTCACATGTCCTAACTTCTATGCATTAGGTCATTTTGAATGGCTTTATATTGAACTGGGTTTTGGTCTTTTTGTTGCCTTTGCCCAACCCAGAATAGTAATAACGTGACACAACTAAGTTAGTATTTTGAGGTAAAATTATGTTAATTTTGCAAAATTGCGCTTTTGAATTTTATATATTGAACTGGGTTTTGGTCTTTTTGTTGCCTTTGCCCAACCCAGAATAGTAATAACGTGACACAACTAAGTTAGTATTTTGAGGTAAAATTATGTTAATTTTACAAAATTGCGCTTTTGAATTTTATATATTGAACTGGGTTTTGGTCTTTTTGTTGCCTTTGCCCAACCCAGAATAGTAATAACGTGACACAACTAAGTTAGTATTTTGAGGTAAAATTATGTTAATTTTGCAAAATTGCGCTTTTGAATTTTATCAAGTATGATATCGCATAAATTAAGTTTTAAAAAAGATGACTAAAAATATTAGAGTTATATTTCTTCCGTCCAACAACAATGACCGAATCAGCTGACAATTTGACATAAATTTGAAAAGTATATAAATGAAAGagcaaataaataaatttttagtgAACACTCCGAAACCTTTGAGTTTAGTTGGGTATCGGTACCCTCATCTAATCAAATATTATGATTCAATGACACATCattttttacaattattttattttaaaataaattcaaatattaaattaatttgcaCTTAGGATACCCGATACCGATACCCAATTATTTATCATGAGTACctaaaaatttaccaaatctttttatttaaatatactcATGTATTGGAAATGAACATAATATTAATTAGGTAGTGATGTTAGAAAAATTAATAAACACTGCATTGAAAAATAATAGTGTATTGGAAAAATTAGTTTAAAAAGTTATAGAACTGAAATATTAAAGTAAAGAAACAAATGATAATGTGGTTTTAGTTAAACAATATTCCAAACACAGATAAAGTttaaatcatattaaaaaaattcaaattttcaaaactttggattGATATaattaataacttttttttaGATAGTAAAATTCAAAATGAACTGTGCTCACATTGTTATTCTAGGTTAAAactcatttgtgatattttgtatgatgtttttatttcaaataagtaATAACTATTAAGCATCCAAAATTCATTTTCGATGGTAGAATTATTTATACTTTCTAGAATTGAATCTTTGAATTTGTATACATCGAAGTTTCCTATTCAACTTATTTTGGCAGAAACTTAttgaaacataaattattttagtttcaatTCATTTTTAATCATAATCAATTAAACAGAATCAATTCCCCCAGTAGAACCAAACATAGGTTTAAATGAATGTAAGTAAAGATCGAATAGATAGAAATAGTATGGTGTTCATTACAAGTTTTTGGTATTGAAAATTTTCCATCACTATTTTGAGTATTAAGATCAGATTCTCAACCTAAAAATAATTTGTGATAATTTAAGTAACTCTGTCAAAACAAATCATTCAAAACTTGAATACATCTGCCAAGCCTTCAGTGTCACTAGAAATTCAGTAAAACTTCAGTTCCCAAATAACATCTGCATAGATCTGATAATAAGTAAAGTCAGCCATAGATGAAGTCATGTGCCAAAACAACATTTTAATCTGCTCTGACATATGCCCACTATAACAGTTTAAATtggattttaaaaaatcaaaatggaGAAATTGAAAGTATAATAATAACCTGTAGGAACTTGCAAATATCAGGAGTCAGGCCCAAAGCCCCGATCAAACGTCGTGTCTAAGACCTGCAGAACAAAGATTACTCTCAGTAAGTGCAGCTCGTAGCTCATAGTCGTATACTCAAAATTGTCAATTTAAGGGCACTCGTCAAGTATTGAGTGTCACCGTTTACCATATTTCCCGCCAACTGCTGATTAACCGAGCATGCTTTATACATGTATGTATACACAAACATGTATGATTGGCCTGCAGCaaaacagtaaaaaaaaaaatttatcagtTCAGACCATATTTCATTTCAATCAATAAAGCTACCTGCTATCTCTAACTTTATAGTTGGACAAATAATTACAAAGGTAAACTAGCAGGGTTGGATGACAGGTGCCAAATCGAGTTATGTCTACTCCTTAACATGACTTACAAAATACTCAGTTTCGATTCCTTAAAGTTTGAGTGGTCTTAATAAGAGCGTTAGCCAAGAAACAAGATGTCAGTATTTAGAACCAACTAATTATGCTTAATTCACAAACAACTAGTTATATTTGAGCAAACATGTAGGAATATAACGAAGAAGTTACCTCTAAATTGGCTAGCATTCATGATGGTGCTTCAACCAAGTCATTTAAGTTCCTTTCAGGCAAGTTAACTCTCTTAATACCACCATATCAATGTGCAGCTAGTATCAGGGAAGACTTATAAAAATCAGACCATGccactttttattaattgatagtATTCAAATGAAGATTTATAAAAATCAGATCAACACAACATTATGGAAAGTAGATGAACAAAACAGTATTAGTATCTTATAAACTTGGAGTGAGTACATACATGATGAAGTTGTAAACTTGTGAATCTAGAGACCATATAATATACACATCAAAGAAATGGACCCACAACCTGAAACAAACATCATAAGCTATCAAAGATGaatgaatcaaaacaaaaatgtGGAGGCAGTGAAAAATAATTCACCAACAATTGTCAGAATGAAGCACAATTAACCAAATTAATAACCACAGTAAAAGAAAACATTCTCAAACTACACATTCAAGAAATAACATAACTCAATCTCAATAAGAGTTATCCAACATCACAATTCATATAGCTAACATTTCATCATTAATCAACTATGTTTGTCCTTAAAAGGACTATTTAATTTAGAAGGAGGATAACTATCAATACGTTCTTTTCTTTTCGCACATCAGTATCAAACAAATTCTTCAATAGTGACAGGATAATGGCCTTACAtagtcaaaaaaatataaaagtcaCATACCTTATATAAATAAGGTCCTCATACTCAAGAGACAAAGTAGGGTACTAGGCTACAGCACATCAAAATAAAAACAGTTAATTAGATGGTGTAATCcggttaaaaaataattatttattaaaaaaatatttaacactTACTACTATGAGAACGGATGATACTGCGGATAACTCTATGAATTCTTGTTGGCACTGATTGAGACCTAACATTACGACGGATTCCATGACGTGTAGTTGACAGTGATTCAGACCTAACAATGTTAGTCCGCCACCAGTTCTTTACCTTTGATATCCATGTACACGGAAAACATTCACAGGTCCGCCACCAATTCTTTATCTTCGATATCCATGTACGCGGAAAACATTCACACGTCTGCCACCAGTTTTTTATCTTTGATGGAAAAAGcataatttttgaaataattataATGGCCGAAATGGCAATACACAATATATAATGTATATAATATGCTAAGAAAAACGATATAGCATCGTTCAATAACATAATAACCATTATTTCCAACATTCCATTTTGCAAATTTATTGTGTTGAtatcataaataattattaaagtgTGGTGTAAATTAAAACCTACAAACATCAAAAATATTACAATCATATTATCATtcaaaaaactattatttattattttcaaagcaACAAAAGAACCTAATGTTACTGCATTTTGGACTGAAATAAGAAGTAGATTTGCTAAAAATTTTCGCTTTCTAACAGAGTGGTGTTCAGGAGGTTGAGTTTGTTCGACATCATCACGAACTTCTGAAATACGTCGAACAAAAGGTGCAAAATAAAAAACAGCCAGAAACCAAATAATGAAAACAAATGCACACAATTGCCAACATATAATAAGCATCATAAGCAATGATATGGTACATGTGaagaacataaaaacaaaaattcgAGTATGTGTTCCGGGAAAAGATAAAGCCTCATCTATAGTAAAAAGCATTTgagaaataaacagaaaatgAAATAAACACATTAAAATATAAGTGCAAATGTAATTTGTTTTAAAGAATTTATTGAAATTATCATGTATAAGAAAATTAACAAAAGCACTAACAAAAATGAAATTAAGGTTAGAAAGAAAGTTCAAGTTATTAAGCAATTCTTGTTTTCGAACCGAAGGGTGCTCAGGTAACTGTTGTTCCAAATCCATGATGAAGATAAAaaaggttaaattttataaggatgTAAAGTAAGATCAAGATACAAAATGTGAAACTTGAACACAGGAAAAATACAACCTTAATTGTGGAAGCAAAACTACTCAAGCGTAAACCTCATCAGCTTCTTGCTTAACCtacaaaaaaatcaacaaaaatcatgtaaataacatATAGATtaagataaaacatggttgaaATTCAGTAAGGAGTGATTCACAATAGCAATAGTGCATTCTCAGGTCCAATTATCCTTGTCAAAAAGAAGGATAAAACATGGCGGAAGTGTTTTGATTATCGCACTCTAAACAAAGTCATTATACATGATAAATATCCTAGTACTGTGGTTGATGAGCTATTGAATGAATTACATGGTACTATTTGTCCAAGCTCGACTTGAAAGCGGGGTACCCAGCAGATCTAAATGAAAGAAATTGACATTCAAAAAACAACTTTTCGTACTCATGAAGGTTACTATGAGTACAGGGTAATGCCTTTTGGCTTTACAAATGCCCTTGCTACCTTTCACTCACTGATGAACGCGATTTTTAAaccatttttaaggaaatttgtCTTTGATGACATGTATATAGTGCAGATTCGTTGGCTCATTTAAGACACATGGAGACAGTTTTATAAGTCCTAAAACAGAATCAATTTGTTGCAAACCGGCATAAGCGTACATTTGGGCAATTGCAAATAAAGTATCTAGGCCACGTGATATCAAATGCTAGGGTGTTTGTTGATCCTGCAACAGTAAGCATTGTAATGCAATGGCCAATTCCAAACAATGTGAAGGGAGCAAGGATTTCTAGGATTAATCAGCTACTATAGAAAATTCGTTGCGAATTATGGCAAATTTGCAAAACCGATGAAGGAACTGACCCAAGGAAGGTTTTCAATGGAATGCAACAGCCGAAGTGGCTTTTGAACAATTAAAGCGATTGATCACTACTGCCCCTGAGCTACTGCTGAAAAGTCAATTTCAAGTCAATTTCCTAACATCAGCCTTGAGGACAAGGCTGCTCTTGTAGGGGGTGATTATAGAAATTGGCAGGGGCTTGTTAACAGGGAGGAGGATGTGTAGCTAATAGGAATGATGTTGGGCCTAAGGTGTGGTGTGTGTATGAGAGGGA is part of the Vicia villosa cultivar HV-30 ecotype Madison, WI linkage group LG2, Vvil1.0, whole genome shotgun sequence genome and encodes:
- the LOC131652796 gene encoding uncharacterized protein LOC131652796, whose amino-acid sequence is MDLEQQLPEHPSVRKQELLNNLNFLSNLNFIFVSAFVNFLIHDNFNKFFKTNYICTYILMCLFHFLFISQMLFTIDEALSFPGTHTRIFVFMFFTCTISLLMMLIICWQLCAFVFIIWFLAVFYFAPFVRRISEVRDDVEQTQPPEHHSVRKRKFLANLLLISVQNAVTLGSFVALKIINNSFLNDNMIVIFLMFVGFNLHHTLIIIYDINTINLQNGMLEIMVIMLLNDAISFFLAYYIHYILCIAISAIIIISKIMLFPSKIKNWWQTCECFPRTWISKIKNWWRTCECFPCTWISKVKNWWRTNIVRSESLSTTRHGIRRNVRSQSVPTRIHRVIRSIIRSHST